One part of the Treponema sp. OMZ 787 genome encodes these proteins:
- a CDS encoding FKBP-type peptidyl-prolyl cis-trans isomerase, with amino-acid sequence MKFIKNFTLILCCAFLLFVFTSCQEKKAESESSSEGNAAEAKEDISVSEDEVGYAFGVIIAQTVKQDGIKVNPKHILKGYNAAMAKDFKETGLQDAQMVLNKAFQIAQMEKAAKSLEEANAFLEKNKAKEGVMVTESGLQYEVLSKGKDEIYPSEADEVEVNYIGKLIDGNVFDDSYKSGSSVKIQLSRVIPGWKEGLQLMSPGSKFRLYVPPALGYGEQGIVQGSAIIIPGNAVLIFDIELLSISPKKESSKK; translated from the coding sequence ATGAAATTTATTAAAAATTTTACTCTCATTTTATGCTGTGCCTTTCTTTTGTTTGTGTTTACATCCTGTCAGGAAAAAAAGGCTGAATCTGAGTCTTCTTCCGAAGGTAATGCCGCCGAGGCAAAAGAAGATATTTCGGTAAGCGAAGATGAGGTAGGTTATGCCTTCGGCGTTATCATTGCCCAAACCGTAAAGCAAGACGGTATAAAAGTTAATCCTAAGCATATTTTAAAAGGTTATAATGCGGCCATGGCCAAGGATTTTAAGGAAACCGGTCTTCAGGATGCTCAGATGGTTTTAAATAAGGCCTTTCAAATAGCTCAAATGGAAAAAGCTGCAAAATCTCTTGAGGAAGCGAATGCCTTTTTGGAAAAGAACAAGGCTAAAGAAGGTGTTATGGTTACCGAATCGGGTTTGCAGTATGAGGTGCTTTCAAAGGGTAAGGATGAGATCTATCCTTCAGAAGCCGATGAGGTTGAAGTAAACTATATCGGAAAACTCATTGACGGAAATGTTTTTGATGATTCATATAAAAGCGGTTCAAGTGTAAAGATTCAGTTATCAAGGGTTATTCCCGGCTGGAAAGAAGGCTTGCAGCTTATGAGCCCCGGTTCAAAATTCAGACTTTATGTTCCGCCTGCATTGGGCTATGGCGAGCAGGGAATTGTTCAAGGTTCTGCCATTATAATTCCCGGCAATGCTGTGTTGATATTTGACATTGAGCTTTTAAGTATCTCACCCAAAAAAGAATCGTCAAAAAAATAG
- a CDS encoding nucleoside kinase, with the protein MASFKITFPDGNQKEFVHPVTARELVQYFPASAVPIVGIKVNNLVVPLNKTIDVQSKIEPVKLTDREGSNFYRRTLCLILAAAAKELYPGLRLLMGHSLDYGYYYTLEGKNSGKVDFKAIKAKMDEMVAQDMPIDTHWLSYEEALEKFENSNQPDTYRLLNYTSKPRILINRLGTYEDLYFQPLMDRIGEVKVFDVMPYDNGFLLRFPKTSCPAKLSEFKDIPHLFEIYKEYKQWGKLVGVSSVGQLNDLITSRKIKDYVEITEILQNNKLAEIAKQVTAKKTARVILIAGPSSSGKTTSAKKLSMQLKVLGYVPKVISLDDFYLGIAKTPKKEDGRPDFECVEALDIDLLNDVLLRLFNGETVEMPSYDFKISSRRPEGKMFTPEKNTIFILEGIHALNDKLTAKIDKSLKFKVYLSALTQLNLDDHNRIPTSDNRLIRRIVRDAQFRGSPASRTIGMWGDVRSGESKYIFPFQGNADAVFNTALDYELAVLKVYAEPLLKAVKPNQKEYNEASRLLTFLGNFLPLPASFVHGQSILREFIGDSDFSYS; encoded by the coding sequence ATGGCTTCATTTAAAATAACCTTTCCTGACGGAAATCAAAAAGAATTTGTTCATCCTGTAACTGCCCGGGAGCTGGTGCAATATTTTCCGGCATCGGCTGTTCCGATAGTAGGTATAAAGGTCAACAATTTGGTAGTTCCATTGAACAAAACCATCGATGTACAATCAAAGATTGAACCGGTAAAATTAACCGATCGTGAGGGATCAAATTTTTACCGAAGAACACTCTGCCTTATTTTGGCTGCTGCAGCAAAAGAGCTATACCCCGGCTTGCGGCTTTTAATGGGACATAGTTTGGATTACGGTTATTATTACACCCTTGAAGGAAAAAATTCGGGTAAGGTCGACTTTAAGGCTATCAAGGCAAAAATGGATGAAATGGTTGCTCAAGATATGCCTATCGATACCCATTGGCTTTCGTATGAAGAAGCCTTGGAAAAGTTCGAAAACTCAAATCAGCCGGATACCTACAGGCTTTTAAACTATACCAGTAAGCCGCGAATTTTAATAAACCGCTTAGGTACTTATGAGGATCTTTATTTTCAACCCCTTATGGACAGAATAGGAGAAGTCAAGGTCTTTGATGTAATGCCCTATGATAACGGCTTTTTACTCCGCTTTCCGAAAACCTCATGCCCTGCAAAACTTTCCGAATTTAAAGATATACCCCATCTTTTTGAAATTTATAAAGAGTATAAGCAATGGGGAAAACTCGTAGGAGTTTCCTCGGTAGGCCAATTAAACGATTTAATCACTTCTAGGAAAATAAAAGATTATGTAGAAATTACCGAGATACTCCAAAACAACAAACTTGCCGAAATTGCAAAACAAGTAACGGCTAAAAAAACTGCAAGGGTAATTCTGATAGCAGGACCTTCAAGTTCCGGCAAAACTACTTCGGCAAAAAAGCTGTCAATGCAGCTTAAGGTTCTCGGCTACGTACCCAAGGTTATAAGCCTTGATGATTTTTACCTAGGCATAGCCAAAACGCCGAAAAAAGAAGACGGGAGGCCCGACTTTGAATGTGTTGAAGCCTTGGACATTGATCTTTTAAACGATGTCCTCCTCCGTTTATTCAATGGAGAAACGGTTGAAATGCCGTCCTACGATTTTAAAATAAGTTCCCGCCGTCCTGAAGGCAAGATGTTCACTCCCGAAAAAAATACTATCTTTATCTTGGAAGGAATCCATGCTCTCAACGATAAACTTACGGCAAAAATAGACAAGTCACTAAAATTTAAGGTATATCTTTCGGCCCTTACACAGCTTAATTTGGATGACCACAACCGCATCCCGACCTCGGACAACAGGCTTATAAGACGAATAGTGCGGGATGCCCAATTCAGAGGAAGTCCGGCTTCAAGGACAATAGGAATGTGGGGCGATGTACGAAGCGGAGAATCAAAATATATTTTCCCCTTCCAAGGAAATGCCGATGCAGTCTTTAACACGGCTTTGGACTACGAGCTTGCAGTCTTAAAAGTCTATGCAGAACCTCTTTTAAAGGCGGTAAAACCAAACCAAAAAGAATACAACGAAGCATCGCGGCTATTAACATTTTTAGGAAACTTTTTACCTCTTCCGGCCAGTTTTGTACATGGGCAATCGATCTTGCGCGAATTTATAGGCGACAGCGATTTCTCGTACAGCTAA
- a CDS encoding CarD family transcriptional regulator, protein MSKKFVFSAKEVVVYPGQGVGTITDITKKEIAGEVIDYYVIYLADSDMTVLVPTTGIDNLGIRRIVTKAEAEAALKFLSEDFEPIPIDWKARYQMNMDLFKSGKILDTASVVRSLYQRSKTKELPIQERKLYDSAYRIFQDEIAAALKMTKTEVEASIHLHLEPLGGPIEKFKDEYDEDDDLIVNDDEKFDDMDEDDIEDSDMYEDD, encoded by the coding sequence ATGAGTAAGAAATTTGTTTTTTCAGCAAAAGAAGTTGTCGTTTATCCCGGGCAGGGTGTAGGAACTATTACCGATATTACCAAAAAAGAAATTGCCGGCGAGGTTATAGACTATTATGTTATCTACCTTGCAGATTCGGATATGACGGTTTTGGTACCCACGACGGGAATTGATAATCTCGGTATAAGGCGTATAGTAACAAAGGCAGAAGCAGAAGCCGCCCTCAAATTCCTATCCGAAGATTTTGAGCCGATACCTATAGATTGGAAGGCACGCTATCAAATGAACATGGATTTATTTAAAAGCGGAAAGATATTGGACACGGCATCTGTTGTACGCTCCCTATATCAGCGAAGCAAAACAAAGGAGCTCCCCATTCAGGAAAGAAAGCTCTACGACTCAGCCTATAGAATTTTTCAAGACGAAATAGCAGCTGCATTAAAAATGACAAAGACCGAAGTAGAGGCCTCTATACACTTGCACCTTGAACCTCTCGGAGGTCCCATAGAAAAATTCAAAGACGAATATGACGAAGATGATGATTTAATCGTAAACGATGATGAAAAATTTGACGATATGGACGAAGACGACATAGAAGATTCCGATATGTATGAAGACGATTAA
- a CDS encoding IspD/TarI family cytidylyltransferase, which yields MKTIKNLGFAAVITAAGKSQRMNLNTKKEYLRLPEFGENATVLSECILKFLKTQLFEVIVITVPPDDIFEANNMIFQDKRIEKNLAEKNTKIVFTAGADTRQNSVFKALLKLEELKEKKEAAFKFVLIHDGARPWVSCELIKQVANEVCNTGAVIPGYQAVDTQKIADKSGKIIQHLKRSSVYSVQTPQGFDFDKILAAHKQALGSGKEYTDDSEIYGEFAGEVFICTGEVSNKKITFKEDIK from the coding sequence ATGAAGACGATTAAAAATTTAGGATTTGCTGCCGTAATAACTGCGGCGGGCAAATCTCAAAGGATGAATTTAAATACAAAAAAAGAATATTTAAGATTACCCGAATTCGGAGAGAATGCTACAGTTCTCTCCGAATGCATTTTAAAATTTTTAAAAACACAGCTGTTTGAAGTCATAGTGATTACCGTTCCTCCCGACGATATTTTCGAAGCAAATAATATGATTTTTCAAGATAAAAGAATCGAAAAAAATCTCGCAGAAAAAAATACAAAAATAGTTTTTACTGCCGGAGCCGATACAAGGCAGAATTCAGTCTTTAAGGCCTTGTTAAAGCTCGAAGAACTTAAAGAAAAAAAAGAAGCCGCTTTTAAATTTGTATTGATCCATGACGGTGCCCGCCCATGGGTCAGCTGCGAGCTTATAAAACAAGTTGCGAATGAGGTCTGCAATACCGGTGCGGTAATTCCCGGCTATCAAGCAGTAGATACGCAAAAAATTGCAGACAAATCCGGTAAGATAATTCAACACCTAAAAAGAAGCTCGGTATATTCGGTACAAACCCCTCAAGGATTCGACTTTGACAAAATACTCGCCGCTCACAAACAAGCCTTGGGAAGCGGAAAAGAATACACCGATGACAGCGAAATTTACGGAGAATTTGCCGGAGAGGTTTTTATTTGTACCGGAGAAGTCTCCAACAAAAAAATAACTTTTAAGGAAGATATAAAATGA
- the ispF gene encoding 2-C-methyl-D-erythritol 2,4-cyclodiphosphate synthase — MRTGLGYDLHRLVRGKKLMIGGIHIPFKKGEKAHSDGDVLLHAITDALLGACGMGDIGEFFPPSDKKWKDANSAELLSTVWEKIRAQGWKIQNIDCVIIIEEPKILPFREEIRNSIAGILKIQKEQIFIKAKTGEGIGIIGRGKAVAALASCLIFC; from the coding sequence ATGAGAACAGGCCTGGGCTACGACTTGCACAGATTAGTCAGAGGAAAAAAACTTATGATCGGCGGCATTCATATTCCTTTTAAAAAGGGTGAAAAAGCCCACTCGGACGGAGATGTCCTTCTCCACGCTATAACCGATGCACTCCTAGGTGCCTGCGGCATGGGAGACATAGGAGAATTTTTTCCGCCAAGCGATAAAAAATGGAAGGACGCAAATTCTGCAGAGCTTCTATCGACAGTGTGGGAAAAAATAAGAGCACAAGGCTGGAAAATCCAAAACATTGACTGCGTAATAATAATAGAAGAACCGAAAATACTGCCTTTCCGCGAAGAAATAAGAAATTCAATCGCCGGAATTTTAAAAATACAAAAAGAACAAATTTTTATAAAGGCAAAAACCGGCGAAGGTATAGGAATAATAGGAAGGGGCAAGGCCGTTGCCGCCCTTGCCTCATGCCTTATATTTTGTTAG
- a CDS encoding DUF6115 domain-containing protein, with translation MNYILFNLITLVICVGIIIAFRQSDKSNRSIEKAKKYGDKVKEDLEAFVNEKNSTLSDLSTELTVQQSKAIATVKRLDELRADFLEQTKTVEERSAAIRNIDRYITESEQTIQKLMDMTALAEKNLAEITREADFVDSLARSINNARTQLNNLTESIPELKQNFAAEADAKLSEYKSKILDEMGLVIDDVENRLASAQKDTGDLLEVTAIKLQDLYKEAYNAAADKAGALQEAAFAKLKEETAERVQSYRKEFEETAAEIEAQMDDNLTMTRQIASEFKSEWETQANDYLAQMQSEFSQAEQNISSRLNSISEKLKETEDSVSMRSDALSSDLSQTEATMRSQFNTLAANFQDNINSLSKVTDKKLNEFRIETEERFTKFEKAIENVDNLKEEIEKSQVLIKNEMTAEFSSYVNSAKQSQQNFFNEFTNNSEKIRERMKAIDAGIDDLKAKAYTNVSEKLKMFEDDFFADLAKRSDAINLSFDQWKEDVSANMTLLASENESARKDLEEKYKADLRVRLGQAAEEYKALFSKLDEKVKNVEAGLDSRISAMDGSVEESIESFRENVNQIKAKAAQQLEIELSAYKEHIQTLMTDQSKELENTSKLLQEKLVSIKQESEDKFETIKKDFETWKSRTDQQFTDARTFFDEKITNFGHLTENAIKNLDTKYNAQYKDFIAKSGDAFNGIQTKLNAVDTKVASANKSIDEHVSEITTRFNTDAEKLNQVINKKIKDASSEAEKSVQGINDMILEVRNRLDETQDKVREKIQSDSDRLNSVLEEIDKKQNDFITQTKVFEKADELKGALEKDIASLKNEVTKFEIYQSKMEDLSIQYEKVTHLEEEAKQKVNRFMTERKNIELLEGEFIKLNALSDSMDKKIVELTAVNDDLQQYQVQIRKLEESIGDVNTRYERLEKKDAVLNQTLASIDSAFENLKELELDIKKFKAEVSIIPPDIEMIKTTLETLLSNQDRAELVCEKIENVDSALSDLDAKMDNLKQARSWLAATETRLKEISDESEAQLKLMSDLFKGEKPERNESGSPSASTKENVLKLSRQGWKSNEIAKALNLSIGEVDLILEYTNKI, from the coding sequence ATGAATTATATTCTATTCAATCTTATCACATTGGTAATTTGTGTGGGTATCATTATTGCTTTTAGACAAAGCGATAAAAGTAACCGATCTATCGAAAAAGCAAAAAAATATGGAGATAAAGTAAAGGAAGATCTTGAAGCTTTTGTAAACGAAAAAAATTCTACTTTAAGCGATCTTTCCACAGAATTGACCGTGCAGCAAAGTAAGGCTATTGCGACGGTAAAACGCCTTGATGAGTTGCGGGCCGATTTTTTGGAGCAAACTAAGACGGTAGAAGAACGCTCTGCCGCTATTCGGAATATTGATAGATATATTACCGAATCTGAACAAACAATTCAAAAACTTATGGATATGACGGCCTTGGCAGAAAAAAACCTAGCGGAAATTACAAGAGAAGCGGACTTTGTCGATTCGCTTGCAAGATCCATCAATAATGCAAGGACTCAGCTCAATAATCTCACCGAAAGTATTCCCGAATTAAAACAAAATTTTGCCGCCGAGGCCGATGCAAAATTAAGTGAATATAAAAGCAAAATATTGGATGAAATGGGCCTTGTAATTGATGATGTTGAAAACCGCCTTGCCTCCGCCCAAAAGGATACCGGAGACTTGTTGGAAGTGACGGCTATTAAACTTCAGGATTTATATAAAGAAGCTTATAACGCTGCTGCGGACAAGGCCGGAGCTCTTCAAGAGGCCGCATTTGCCAAATTAAAAGAAGAAACTGCGGAAAGGGTTCAAAGCTACCGTAAAGAATTTGAAGAAACTGCGGCAGAGATTGAAGCTCAGATGGATGACAATCTAACCATGACAAGACAGATTGCTTCAGAATTTAAATCGGAATGGGAAACTCAGGCAAATGACTATCTTGCACAAATGCAATCGGAATTTTCGCAAGCCGAACAAAATATTTCTTCGCGTCTAAATTCCATATCCGAAAAATTAAAAGAAACGGAAGACTCGGTTTCGATGAGATCGGATGCTCTTTCCTCAGATTTAAGTCAAACCGAAGCTACAATGAGGTCGCAGTTTAACACCCTTGCTGCAAATTTTCAGGATAACATAAATTCCCTTTCCAAGGTTACAGACAAAAAATTAAATGAATTTAGGATCGAGACTGAAGAGAGGTTTACCAAATTCGAAAAGGCCATTGAAAATGTCGACAACCTAAAAGAAGAAATCGAAAAATCTCAAGTGCTTATTAAAAATGAGATGACGGCCGAATTCTCTTCTTATGTAAATTCTGCAAAACAAAGTCAGCAAAACTTTTTTAACGAGTTTACAAATAATTCCGAAAAAATACGCGAACGCATGAAGGCCATTGATGCAGGTATAGATGATCTTAAGGCCAAGGCCTACACAAATGTTTCTGAAAAACTTAAAATGTTTGAAGACGACTTCTTTGCGGATCTTGCAAAGAGGAGCGATGCTATAAACTTAAGCTTTGATCAATGGAAAGAAGATGTTTCCGCCAACATGACCCTTCTTGCTTCAGAAAATGAATCGGCAAGGAAGGATTTGGAAGAAAAATATAAGGCTGATCTGCGTGTAAGACTGGGTCAGGCTGCCGAGGAATATAAGGCTCTTTTTTCCAAGCTGGATGAAAAGGTTAAAAATGTTGAGGCCGGATTGGATTCCCGCATTTCTGCGATGGATGGCTCTGTAGAGGAATCTATCGAATCATTCCGTGAAAATGTAAATCAGATAAAGGCCAAGGCTGCACAGCAGCTTGAAATCGAACTTTCGGCATATAAGGAGCATATTCAGACCCTTATGACTGATCAGAGCAAAGAGCTTGAAAACACATCAAAGCTCTTGCAGGAAAAACTTGTTTCAATTAAACAAGAATCTGAAGACAAGTTTGAAACAATTAAAAAAGACTTTGAGACTTGGAAGAGCCGTACGGATCAGCAGTTTACCGATGCCCGAACCTTCTTTGATGAGAAGATTACTAACTTCGGTCATTTGACTGAAAATGCCATTAAAAATCTTGATACCAAGTATAATGCCCAGTACAAGGACTTTATAGCAAAAAGCGGCGATGCGTTTAACGGTATTCAAACTAAACTTAATGCTGTCGATACCAAGGTCGCTTCGGCAAACAAATCGATTGATGAGCATGTTTCCGAAATTACAACCCGCTTTAATACTGATGCAGAAAAGTTAAATCAGGTAATCAATAAGAAAATTAAGGATGCATCTTCTGAGGCTGAAAAATCTGTTCAGGGCATCAACGATATGATTCTTGAAGTCAGAAACCGCCTTGATGAAACTCAGGATAAGGTCCGGGAAAAGATACAATCCGATTCTGACCGCTTAAATTCAGTCCTGGAAGAAATAGACAAAAAACAAAACGACTTTATTACTCAAACAAAGGTCTTTGAAAAAGCTGACGAGTTAAAAGGGGCTTTAGAAAAAGATATTGCTTCTTTGAAAAACGAGGTTACTAAATTTGAAATTTACCAAAGCAAAATGGAAGATCTTTCTATTCAATATGAGAAGGTCACTCATTTGGAAGAAGAAGCCAAACAAAAAGTAAACCGCTTTATGACCGAGCGTAAAAATATTGAGCTTCTTGAAGGCGAGTTTATCAAACTTAATGCTCTTTCGGATTCCATGGATAAAAAAATCGTGGAGCTTACTGCCGTAAATGATGACTTGCAGCAATATCAAGTGCAAATCAGAAAACTTGAAGAGAGTATCGGTGATGTAAATACCCGTTATGAAAGGCTAGAGAAAAAAGATGCCGTATTAAATCAAACCCTTGCAAGCATTGATTCCGCTTTTGAAAATTTAAAAGAGCTTGAGTTAGATATAAAGAAATTTAAGGCTGAAGTAAGCATCATTCCTCCCGATATAGAAATGATAAAAACTACTCTCGAAACTCTTTTATCAAATCAGGACAGGGCAGAGCTTGTTTGTGAAAAGATAGAAAATGTAGATTCCGCATTATCCGATTTGGATGCCAAGATGGATAACCTAAAGCAGGCTAGAAGCTGGCTTGCTGCAACAGAAACAAGGCTTAAGGAAATTTCTGACGAGTCCGAAGCTCAGCTAAAACTTATGTCTGACCTTTTTAAGGGAGAAAAACCGGAAAGGAACGAAAGCGGAAGTCCTTCAGCAAGTACAAAAGAAAATGTATTGAAACTTTCCCGTCAAGGATGGAAAAGTAATGAGATTGCAAAGGCTTTAAATTTATCGATAGGGGAAGTAGATCTTATTCTTGAGTATACTAACAAAATATAA
- a CDS encoding HAD family hydrolase — MKYGISAIAFDIDGTLYPSWRFHLRIIPFLVKHFTIMSAFNKTRKDIRLWQEKNPDKLLNNFFDFQAEILAKYAGKSKEDVKHFLEIQVYEGWKKRFARIRPYFFAKESIEEFKKRGLKIALLSDFLPEQKNDVWGILPLCDASFGTEAIGALKPSTLPFKRLADALDLPCDKILYVGNNLKYDVAGAKAAGMYTACIKSRLFILFKKIFAQKDNEKPDIYFSNYRQLLKFMI; from the coding sequence ATGAAGTACGGTATTTCTGCTATAGCATTTGACATTGATGGTACGCTTTATCCTTCATGGCGTTTTCATTTACGCATAATTCCCTTTCTTGTAAAGCATTTTACAATTATGTCTGCTTTTAACAAGACCCGAAAAGATATTCGATTATGGCAGGAAAAAAATCCCGATAAACTTTTAAACAACTTTTTTGATTTTCAGGCGGAAATCTTGGCAAAATATGCAGGAAAGAGCAAGGAAGATGTTAAGCATTTTTTGGAAATCCAAGTTTATGAGGGTTGGAAAAAGCGTTTTGCACGGATAAGGCCTTACTTTTTTGCAAAAGAATCTATAGAAGAATTTAAAAAGCGAGGTCTTAAAATAGCCCTTCTTTCAGATTTTTTACCGGAACAAAAAAATGATGTATGGGGGATTTTGCCTCTTTGTGATGCATCCTTTGGAACAGAGGCTATCGGGGCCTTAAAGCCTTCTACTCTTCCATTTAAAAGACTGGCTGATGCCCTTGATCTGCCTTGCGATAAGATTTTATATGTGGGAAACAACCTAAAATATGATGTTGCAGGAGCCAAGGCTGCAGGAATGTACACGGCATGCATAAAGAGCAGATTGTTTATTTTATTTAAAAAAATTTTTGCTCAAAAAGATAATGAAAAACCTGATATTTATTTTTCAAACTATCGCCAATTATTGAAATTTATGATATAA
- a CDS encoding mechanosensitive ion channel family protein has product MNISLEQIQSFFRANFTLPFFMSILSLIGIILITYIFFKIIIKSLKKITENKVSPAIQNLITKILQYTCLAVILMTIFKKLGININAFVGAAGIAGVAIGFAAQTSVSNIISGFFVLAEKAFKVGDRIQLADITGNVESIDFMAIRVKTLDGNIVRIPNEVVIKGNLINYSSLPIRRIETKISIAYGSDMEKVEAVLMEIPNRVPQILQDPEPFILWSVYANSGIEVAFYAWGANEDFLVIKNSVFKLINELFEEAEIKIPFPQMDVYINPERAKK; this is encoded by the coding sequence ATGAATATAAGCTTAGAACAGATACAAAGTTTTTTTAGAGCAAACTTTACGTTGCCCTTTTTTATGTCTATTTTGTCCCTCATTGGGATAATTTTAATTACATACATCTTTTTTAAAATTATAATTAAATCGCTTAAAAAAATTACAGAGAACAAGGTAAGTCCTGCAATTCAGAACCTTATAACAAAGATTCTCCAATACACCTGTCTGGCGGTTATCTTGATGACAATATTCAAAAAGCTCGGTATAAATATAAATGCCTTTGTCGGAGCTGCCGGTATCGCCGGTGTTGCCATAGGTTTTGCAGCACAAACCTCGGTATCAAACATAATTTCTGGCTTCTTTGTCCTTGCCGAAAAAGCCTTTAAGGTAGGCGACCGCATCCAGCTTGCCGACATAACGGGAAATGTGGAATCAATCGATTTTATGGCCATCAGAGTAAAAACCCTTGACGGAAACATAGTGCGTATTCCGAACGAGGTAGTCATCAAGGGAAACCTGATAAACTACTCAAGCCTTCCGATAAGGAGAATTGAAACAAAGATAAGCATTGCATACGGCAGCGATATGGAAAAGGTAGAAGCCGTTTTAATGGAAATCCCGAACCGTGTACCGCAAATTTTACAAGACCCCGAACCCTTTATTTTATGGTCGGTTTATGCAAATTCCGGCATAGAAGTCGCCTTTTATGCTTGGGGAGCAAATGAAGACTTCCTTGTAATAAAGAATTCCGTGTTTAAGCTGATAAACGAGCTGTTTGAAGAAGCCGAAATCAAAATACCCTTCCCGCAGATGGATGTCTATATCAATCCGGAAAGAGCAAAAAAGTAA
- a CDS encoding Abi family protein — protein MNEYKSLTFEEQIDLFIQRGMQVSDKDKDSKKLQYINYYKLKELAYPFYKKTTSGEYRYQNISFDELLKRYYQDKHIRLAMLSCIEKIEIAFKTRFCHLLGKKHGPYGYLQFNNWCNKEKYCKYYISEKQGDFKKRIKENEYLYNKTKCIENFLLQNKDAEKIPIWMLVEVLTFGEVLYLFGIMSIENQKNLANDFNCQINEFVSWLKSLNFIRNQCAHNSNIINIKLKTKPSLRSEWKELLAIDKNNQSSGRLADIIIPMVFLTIIINKKYIFNDLQRAINKLVENNDERAIMLGFKDVQASKSAIKNLGGNFKYIKNRHL, from the coding sequence ATGAACGAATATAAATCATTAACTTTCGAGGAGCAAATAGACCTATTTATTCAACGCGGAATGCAAGTTAGTGATAAGGATAAAGATTCCAAAAAGCTTCAATATATAAATTATTATAAATTAAAAGAACTGGCTTATCCGTTTTATAAGAAAACTACCTCAGGCGAATATAGATATCAAAATATCAGTTTTGATGAACTATTAAAAAGATATTATCAGGATAAACATATCCGGCTTGCAATGCTGAGCTGTATTGAAAAAATCGAAATAGCATTCAAGACAAGGTTTTGCCATCTTTTAGGTAAAAAACACGGTCCCTATGGATATTTACAGTTTAATAATTGGTGCAATAAAGAAAAATATTGTAAATACTATATATCCGAAAAACAAGGAGACTTTAAAAAAAGAATAAAAGAAAATGAATATTTGTACAATAAAACAAAATGTATTGAAAATTTTCTTTTACAAAACAAGGATGCAGAAAAAATACCTATTTGGATGCTGGTTGAAGTATTAACATTTGGCGAGGTTTTATATCTTTTTGGCATCATGTCTATAGAAAATCAAAAAAATCTTGCTAATGATTTTAATTGTCAGATAAATGAATTCGTTTCGTGGTTAAAATCACTAAATTTTATAAGGAACCAATGTGCCCATAATTCAAATATAATAAATATCAAATTAAAAACAAAACCTTCATTACGTTCCGAATGGAAAGAACTATTGGCAATAGATAAAAACAATCAATCATCGGGTAGATTAGCAGATATAATTATTCCTATGGTTTTTCTTACGATTATCATAAATAAGAAATACATTTTTAACGATCTTCAAAGAGCTATTAACAAATTAGTTGAAAACAATGATGAAAGAGCAATAATGTTAGGTTTTAAAGATGTACAGGCTTCTAAGAGTGCTATTAAAAACTTAGGAGGAAATTTTAAATATATAAAAAATAGACACCTATGA
- a CDS encoding lipopolysaccharide assembly protein LapB, whose protein sequence is MYSELKEGVNLYNKKDYQEALVFFLSVSTEDALIKIEINYYIGLIYSRLSEYEQALEYLEQVVTASKDIAKVYQCRLILAFIYANTGRTRLAEFELSKLIEAGYESVQVFSSLAYVYYEHQETEKAIGYYEKALKAAPENSTALNGLAYILAETDMDLTRSLLLCKKAVEKQPENPAYLDSMALIYHKMDLASEAKTYITRAKEKLPDNKIILKHFDMITSGAREA, encoded by the coding sequence ATGTATTCCGAATTAAAAGAGGGTGTAAATCTATATAACAAAAAAGACTATCAGGAAGCCTTAGTTTTCTTTTTAAGTGTCAGTACGGAAGATGCTCTTATCAAAATCGAAATAAATTATTATATTGGCCTTATATATTCCCGCTTGTCGGAGTATGAACAAGCTCTTGAATACCTTGAACAGGTTGTTACAGCAAGCAAGGATATTGCAAAGGTTTATCAATGCAGATTGATTTTAGCCTTTATCTATGCAAATACAGGCCGAACCAGACTGGCAGAATTTGAGCTTTCAAAACTTATTGAAGCCGGCTATGAGTCGGTGCAGGTTTTTTCTTCATTGGCCTATGTTTATTATGAACACCAAGAAACCGAAAAGGCTATCGGCTATTACGAAAAAGCCTTAAAGGCCGCTCCCGAAAACAGCACAGCCCTGAACGGCCTTGCCTATATTTTGGCCGAAACGGATATGGATCTGACCCGCTCCTTGCTTCTTTGCAAAAAAGCCGTAGAAAAACAGCCTGAAAATCCGGCTTATTTGGATTCTATGGCTCTAATCTACCATAAGATGGATCTCGCCTCGGAAGCAAAAACCTATATTACTAGGGCAAAGGAAAAATTACCCGATAATAAGATTATACTCAAACACTTTGACATGATAACTTCTGGTGCAAGGGAGGCTTAA